The Candidatus Hydrogenedentota bacterium genomic interval GGCTTTCGGACGATGGCGTGCAACCGGGCAAGCAAGCGACACTAAACAAACCGGCAAGTGTTAGTAGTGTCATCCAACGGAGGCGAGTACATACTTTACGAGCCATGTGAGGTCCCCCAGTTGCCGACGGCCAACTCTTGAACAACCCCCCAACACACGCCGTGCCAGTACAATGAGATGACATTCTACCTCCGATCGGATCAGTAAAGGCAAGTAGCGATGTCTGTTCTACGCATACTCGAGAGGAACAATGGAGCGTAGCGTTGTCGGTTGCGCTGAAGTCTGGGCTGCAAAAGGGAGAAGCGATGTTTCACGACATTCCGGCAGAAGTGTTGGAGCGCATGGCCCATTTGGAGACTATCGATGTGCACGACCGGATTGATGGCACGAGCCGTATGCAGCGACTTCGTCAGGTCCCGCCGGAGACGGGACGATTCCTGGCACTGCTTGCAGCGATGGCGCCTGCCGGACCGCACATTGAGATTGGGACGAGCGCGGGCTACTCGGGCATGTGGCTGGCGTTGGCGTGCCGCGAGAAAGGTGAGACGCTAACCACGTTCGAAGTACTCCCGGAGAAAGCGAGACTCGCGGAAGAGACCTTTCGCATCACTGGGTTGGAGTCTACGGTGAAACTCGTTCTGGGCGATGCGCGAGAATACCTCGAATCGTTTTCGGATATTGCATTCTGCTTCTTGGACGCGGAAAAGGATGTCTACGCCGATTGTTATGAGTTGGTCATTCCGAGGCTGAGACCGGGGGGAATTCTTGTCGCGGATAATGCCATCAATCATCGTGCCGCGTTGCAGCCCATGCTGGACCGCGCGCTAAGCGATACGCGCGTGGATGCGATGGTCGTGCCCATCGGCAAAGGGGAACTGGTGTGCCGCAGACGGTAACGTATCGACTCGCGTCAAGCGGCGACAATACCGCGTTTACCTATTTCATAAATTGCGCCCGATTTCGCTCCAGTACGCGCCCAATATCGTCACGATGGGGATGATTAGCACGCCGCACACGGCCCAGGTGATGATTTTCCGGACTTTCCCGTCGGGGGGAGACAGCATGTAGAGGAACAAGACAACGAGGAGCACGCCGGTCTGGATGATGATTCCATTCATCGTCAAGAGCCTGTCCTGAGTCTGAATCAACCATGAGATTGCGGCGGGAATTTGTTGGCCACGGGAGTTCAGGATTCGAGATAATGACGAAATCTGACTGCCCAAAATCATCAAATAGGTAGGCCACAGCACCAACAGCGCTATCGCGAGTCCTGCCGGAAACCGCCACACGAGGTGCTCTTCATCCTCCTTCCACGGCAGCACAAAGTACAGCAGGATATAGACAAGGATGGCGCTGCCTCCCGTGAAAAGCATGGCGGCCACGAACACGAGCCGCAAGGTCCACGCGTCGATCTCCATCGCTTCCGCTATGCCGCCGCAGACACCGCCCACTTGGCGGTTCTTCCAGGACTTGCCCCAGCGCGGCCTGCGCGCGGACTCCTGTGCCGGGATACGATTACTGGGAGGCCTTACCACGGCCTGCCGTAACACGGCATAGTCTTCCTCCGAAATGTGGCCGTTGGCGAGCATGGCGTCGAGTTGGTCGAGCGAGGTGATGTGTGCGCTAGCTGCGTCCATGGTCGAGTCCTCTGATTAAACGCGCCCCCTCGGTCGCGCTGATTTCCCCTTGCGCCACCCGGTCCAGGATGCGTTTCTTCTGATCCTCGGAATTGCGCAGGCCTTGGTAGGTCTCTATGAGCTTGTCGAGCCGGGTGCGAATTGCCTGGTACCCCATTCCGGTACGATTGGCCAATTCTTTGATGCTGAAATCGGCGAGAAGGAAACTCTCAAGGAATTGCTGTTCCGAGTCCGACAATTGCAGGAACAGGCTTTCGCGAAACCGCCCCCGGATCTCTACGTTGCACGAGGGGCAGGACATCGCCGAGGTGCGCATCCCCCCGCCGCAATACGGGCACGAACCGGAGACTGGCTTCATCGCGTCCATGAACTACATATACCACAGGATGGAAGCGAAGTAAAGAAAAATTTAGATTATTGCTACGCGATTCGAATAAAATTTCAATTTGCCCTCTGCGCGTGACCGGATT includes:
- a CDS encoding O-methyltransferase — encoded protein: MFHDIPAEVLERMAHLETIDVHDRIDGTSRMQRLRQVPPETGRFLALLAAMAPAGPHIEIGTSAGYSGMWLALACREKGETLTTFEVLPEKARLAEETFRITGLESTVKLVLGDAREYLESFSDIAFCFLDAEKDVYADCYELVIPRLRPGGILVADNAINHRAALQPMLDRALSDTRVDAMVVPIGKGELVCRRR
- a CDS encoding PspC domain-containing protein — encoded protein: MDAASAHITSLDQLDAMLANGHISEEDYAVLRQAVVRPPSNRIPAQESARRPRWGKSWKNRQVGGVCGGIAEAMEIDAWTLRLVFVAAMLFTGGSAILVYILLYFVLPWKEDEEHLVWRFPAGLAIALLVLWPTYLMILGSQISSLSRILNSRGQQIPAAISWLIQTQDRLLTMNGIIIQTGVLLVVLFLYMLSPPDGKVRKIITWAVCGVLIIPIVTILGAYWSEIGRNL
- a CDS encoding DUF2089 domain-containing protein, giving the protein MDAMKPVSGSCPYCGGGMRTSAMSCPSCNVEIRGRFRESLFLQLSDSEQQFLESFLLADFSIKELANRTGMGYQAIRTRLDKLIETYQGLRNSEDQKKRILDRVAQGEISATEGARLIRGLDHGRS